In a single window of the Candidatus Stygibacter australis genome:
- a CDS encoding nitroreductase family protein, translating into MSGLTFIRTTRLEEVSKFYLEDVGMNLWLDQGACRIFKSGNLLLGFCQREESETEGIITFFYDTREEVDAMYNKFSGTAEKPPRYNPEYDIYHFFCRDPEGRVIEFQRFESKMNEYITASKNLMNRRSIRKYLPEMPSKELINKVFELCRYSPTSMNRQKYYYVITDNRTKIKQLAKVRGNSTSPLSEAPIAIAVCCTPETKRIQQDADIAATYLLLAAHSQGLGTCWITDMDRVEVKELLDIPLEDYVTCLTPLGFPDEFKELPARRDISQFVKSV; encoded by the coding sequence ATGTCTGGTTTGACTTTTATTCGGACTACTCGTCTTGAAGAAGTGAGTAAATTTTATCTTGAAGATGTAGGTATGAACCTTTGGCTGGATCAAGGGGCTTGCAGAATTTTCAAATCTGGTAATTTGCTTTTGGGATTCTGCCAGCGGGAAGAATCTGAAACTGAAGGGATTATTACTTTCTTCTATGATACAAGAGAAGAAGTAGATGCCATGTATAACAAATTCTCCGGTACTGCTGAAAAACCTCCACGCTATAATCCCGAGTATGATATTTATCATTTCTTCTGTCGTGACCCGGAAGGAAGAGTTATTGAATTTCAAAGATTTGAAAGCAAAATGAATGAATATATCACTGCCAGTAAAAACCTGATGAATAGACGTAGCATCAGAAAATACCTGCCAGAAATGCCCTCCAAAGAATTGATCAATAAAGTATTTGAACTTTGCCGGTATTCTCCCACCAGCATGAATCGCCAGAAATATTACTATGTGATCACAGATAACCGCACCAAGATCAAGCAACTGGCAAAAGTCCGGGGAAATTCCACTTCTCCACTTTCAGAAGCTCCTATAGCTATTGCCGTCTGCTGCACTCCGGAAACAAAGCGCATTCAGCAGGATGCTGATATTGCTGCCACCTATCTTTTGCTTGCAGCTCACAGTCAGGGACTGGGTACCTGCTGGATAACCGATATGGATAGGGTAGAGGTGAAGGAATTGCTTGATATTCCCTTAGAGGATTATGTGACCTGCCTTACGCCATTAGGCTTTCCTGATGAATTCAAAGAGCTCCCTGCTCGCAGAGATATCTCGCAATTTGTAAAATCCGTGTAG
- the prxU gene encoding thioredoxin-dependent peroxiredoxin (Most members of this family contain a selenocysteine.): MEEELDVGCTRPESEISEEPQEQQTQTVMETKKEVSMIKVGQKMPEFSAPAYHKGKFIQVKLSDYLGKWIVLCFYPGDFTFVUATEVSAVAEKYPEFQKLGVEVFSVSVDSIFVHKMWNDNELSKMVKGGIPYPMISDGGGKIGTLYGVYDEKGGTETRGRFLIDPDGIIQGFEVLTPPVGRNVSETIRQIQAFQLVRESKGTQATPSGWKPGKVTLKPSPDLVGNVWKVWTTDKAFDD; this comes from the coding sequence ATGGAAGAAGAATTAGATGTTGGCTGTACTCGACCAGAAAGCGAAATTTCTGAAGAACCTCAAGAGCAGCAGACGCAAACTGTAATGGAAACAAAAAAGGAGGTAAGCATGATCAAGGTTGGACAAAAAATGCCGGAATTCTCGGCACCCGCATACCATAAAGGTAAATTTATCCAGGTGAAACTATCAGACTATCTGGGGAAATGGATCGTACTGTGTTTTTACCCGGGTGATTTCACATTCGTGTGAGCTACAGAAGTCTCAGCAGTTGCTGAGAAGTATCCTGAGTTCCAGAAACTCGGTGTAGAAGTATTTTCTGTGAGTGTTGATAGTATATTTGTGCATAAAATGTGGAATGATAATGAGCTTTCCAAAATGGTGAAAGGCGGAATCCCCTATCCAATGATCTCAGATGGCGGAGGAAAAATCGGTACTCTTTATGGAGTATATGATGAAAAGGGTGGCACGGAAACCCGTGGACGCTTCCTGATAGATCCTGATGGAATTATCCAGGGATTTGAGGTACTCACTCCCCCAGTAGGCAGAAATGTATCAGAAACCATTCGCCAGATCCAGGCATTCCAGTTAGTGCGAGAAAGCAAAGGTACTCAGGCAACTCCTTCTGGCTGGAAACCCGGAAAAGTGACTTTGAAACCAAGTCCGGACTTAGTTGGTAACGTCTGGAAGGTGTGGACTACTGATAAAGCATTTGATGATTAA
- a CDS encoding response regulator, with amino-acid sequence MNLLKNMSIKSKMLFVVLVVIFFDIISVFDMYFIEHINSNLNEIVDSESQKIILVYQVKGHLAEVNRIEKNLLIVTTKAEMGSLNAISLRNETELGQKLSQLRNMKLQESNQILINEFEIAWKTYIELLNQIDKLIKGLTSGATDDYNLTSLPDYNKIYSEAVSLSKNEVGTAYGKTSLLMDEVVTNVVEELSKRKLESDRNSHRAILIAIFLSALSILIGLYVGISITRSIATGLITMVNATDNIAKGDLETLIEIKSNDEIGKLAEATQRMQISLQAASKQASSQDWIKTGLMKLNEVIQGELELTEISNKIITEIANYLEAKIGAIYLTDTQENSLTLKLTGSYAYQQRKNLSNRFRSGEGLVGQAALEKTAIVIKNVPEDYIKITSGLGESLPQYICVIPFLFENRVEGVLEIGTLHELNTRQLEYLDQAVGIIAINIETARNRDELASALEKAQMLTEELQSQQEELKTTNEELEEQTVLLQQSEERLKAQQEELEVSNEELEEKNESLQRQKREIEEARKEVEQKAEQLTIASKYKSEFLANMSHELRTPLNSLLILSSMLADNKEGNLTDSQQESAEVINKSGKDLLQLINEILDLSKIEAGRMDINIEKIPIQEIADSIRNNFKHMLDEKGLAFEIKIDSRVPEYIMNDNQRLHQIIKNLMSNAIKFTKQGGITVEIKLPAENTKFTKSGLQAAKSFAISITDSGIGIPVEKQLIIFEAFQQAEGGTSREYGGTGLGLSISRELSMLLGGEIHLVSTKGKGSTFTLYLPIHLESPPTMISSKSKSSVTPYNDFHKYKPLPRSEITLADDRDKLDEDKQSILIIEDDTKFAKLLLDQCREKGFSGLTAVTGEAGLELAAKYQPSAIILDLHLPGIDGWAVLDTLKNDAATRHIPVHIMSVEDSTIEAFRKGAIGYLTKPVKKEELDEAFLRLEGMFSRRIKDLLIVEDNKNLRDSIVKLIGNGDVHCHEAETGSEVISELQSHRYDCMILDLGLPDMTGFELLKTLEQTNAVIPPVIVYTGKELSREEELELHNYAESIIIKGVKSQERLLDETSLFLHRMVDKLPEQKRKMIANLHDTEVIFKDKKILIVDDDMRNVFALSKILSDKGFNLLKAENGLKALAILKTETDVDLVLMDIMMPEMDGYEAIRRIRAQERYSKLPIIALTAKAMKKDYEDSIAAGASDYMSKPVDITRLFSMLRVWLYR; translated from the coding sequence TTGAATTTACTAAAAAATATGTCAATTAAAAGCAAAATGCTCTTTGTAGTCCTGGTTGTGATATTCTTTGATATAATATCCGTTTTTGACATGTATTTTATAGAGCATATAAATTCTAACTTAAATGAAATAGTAGATTCAGAATCCCAGAAGATCATCCTTGTCTATCAAGTGAAGGGGCATCTGGCAGAAGTGAACCGCATCGAGAAGAATCTATTAATAGTCACTACTAAAGCCGAAATGGGCAGTTTAAATGCAATTTCTTTACGTAATGAGACAGAATTAGGGCAGAAATTATCGCAATTACGGAATATGAAATTACAGGAGAGCAATCAAATACTGATAAATGAATTTGAGATAGCGTGGAAAACTTATATAGAATTGCTGAATCAAATCGATAAACTCATCAAAGGACTCACAAGCGGAGCAACTGATGATTATAATCTAACTAGCCTACCTGATTATAATAAAATATACTCTGAAGCAGTATCGCTATCCAAAAATGAGGTAGGGACAGCTTATGGGAAGACTTCACTATTAATGGATGAAGTAGTAACGAATGTTGTAGAAGAATTGTCAAAACGGAAGTTAGAGAGTGACAGGAATTCACACCGTGCAATATTAATCGCGATATTTTTATCGGCGTTAAGCATTTTGATAGGTCTATATGTGGGAATATCAATAACTAGATCGATAGCTACAGGATTGATCACTATGGTGAATGCGACAGATAATATTGCAAAGGGTGACTTGGAAACATTGATCGAAATCAAGAGCAACGATGAGATAGGCAAACTTGCAGAAGCCACCCAGAGAATGCAGATATCACTTCAAGCGGCAAGTAAACAGGCATCTTCTCAGGACTGGATAAAAACCGGGCTAATGAAATTAAATGAAGTAATTCAGGGAGAATTGGAATTAACCGAGATCAGTAATAAGATAATAACAGAGATAGCCAATTATCTTGAGGCAAAAATCGGGGCTATTTATCTAACGGATACGCAGGAAAACAGTCTTACTTTGAAGCTTACAGGCAGCTATGCTTATCAGCAGCGGAAAAATCTTTCCAACAGGTTTAGATCAGGGGAAGGGCTTGTAGGTCAAGCGGCGTTGGAAAAGACAGCAATAGTGATCAAGAATGTGCCGGAAGATTATATAAAGATAACTTCGGGACTTGGAGAAAGTCTCCCGCAATATATCTGCGTGATACCCTTCCTGTTTGAGAATAGAGTAGAAGGCGTACTTGAGATAGGAACCCTGCATGAGCTAAATACCCGACAGCTTGAATATCTGGATCAGGCAGTGGGAATAATAGCCATAAATATCGAGACAGCGAGGAATCGAGACGAACTTGCCAGTGCCCTTGAGAAGGCACAAATGCTAACAGAAGAATTGCAGAGTCAACAGGAAGAGCTGAAAACAACTAATGAAGAGCTGGAGGAACAGACGGTACTTTTGCAGCAATCAGAGGAAAGATTAAAAGCACAGCAGGAGGAATTAGAAGTATCTAATGAGGAACTGGAGGAGAAAAACGAGTCGCTGCAAAGGCAGAAGCGTGAAATCGAAGAAGCAAGAAAAGAAGTTGAACAAAAAGCAGAACAGCTGACAATAGCCAGTAAATATAAATCAGAGTTTCTGGCTAATATGTCACATGAACTGCGAACACCATTGAACAGTCTCTTGATCCTATCGAGTATGTTAGCCGATAATAAGGAAGGAAATTTAACAGATAGCCAGCAGGAATCAGCGGAAGTGATCAATAAAAGTGGCAAGGATCTTTTGCAATTGATCAATGAGATATTAGATCTATCAAAAATAGAAGCTGGCAGAATGGATATAAATATAGAGAAGATACCAATACAAGAAATAGCAGACAGCATCAGGAATAATTTTAAGCACATGCTGGATGAAAAGGGTTTAGCATTTGAGATCAAAATTGATTCCAGAGTTCCCGAATATATCATGAACGACAATCAGCGGTTACACCAGATAATCAAGAACCTGATGTCAAATGCCATCAAGTTTACAAAGCAGGGCGGAATAACAGTAGAGATAAAGCTTCCAGCAGAAAACACAAAATTCACAAAGTCTGGATTACAGGCTGCTAAGAGTTTTGCAATATCAATCACTGACAGCGGTATAGGAATTCCAGTTGAGAAGCAACTGATAATATTTGAAGCATTTCAGCAGGCAGAAGGAGGAACATCGCGAGAATATGGAGGAACGGGACTGGGACTCTCGATATCAAGAGAGTTGAGCATGTTATTAGGAGGAGAGATACATCTTGTCAGCACCAAAGGAAAGGGTTCAACCTTTACACTCTATCTGCCAATACATCTGGAATCCCCACCAACGATGATAAGTTCAAAATCAAAATCCTCAGTCACACCATACAATGATTTTCACAAATACAAACCGCTGCCGCGAAGCGAAATAACGCTGGCAGATGACCGTGACAAATTAGATGAAGATAAGCAAAGCATTTTAATAATTGAAGACGACACAAAATTTGCCAAGCTGCTGCTTGATCAGTGCCGGGAGAAAGGCTTTTCGGGATTAACTGCAGTGACCGGAGAAGCGGGTTTAGAATTAGCAGCAAAATATCAGCCTTCGGCAATAATCCTTGACTTGCATTTACCAGGGATAGACGGCTGGGCAGTATTGGATACATTAAAAAATGATGCTGCGACCAGGCATATACCGGTGCACATCATGTCCGTGGAAGATTCCACAATAGAGGCATTCAGAAAGGGTGCCATAGGTTATTTGACCAAGCCAGTAAAGAAAGAGGAATTAGATGAAGCCTTTTTGAGACTTGAAGGAATGTTTAGCAGACGAATCAAAGATTTGCTGATAGTAGAGGATAATAAAAATCTACGAGACAGTATAGTAAAATTAATCGGTAATGGAGATGTACACTGCCACGAAGCAGAAACTGGCAGCGAAGTTATATCAGAACTGCAGTCACACAGATATGACTGCATGATCCTTGATCTGGGTTTGCCCGATATGACAGGATTTGAGCTTTTGAAGACTTTAGAGCAAACAAACGCGGTAATACCACCGGTTATTGTATATACCGGAAAAGAGCTATCCAGAGAAGAAGAATTGGAACTGCATAATTATGCAGAATCCATCATAATCAAAGGAGTGAAATCTCAGGAAAGACTACTTGATGAAACATCATTGTTTTTACATAGAATGGTGGATAAACTACCCGAGCAAAAAAGAAAAATGATCGCGAATCTGCATGATACTGAAGTGATTTTCAAAGATAAGAAAATATTAATCGTAGATGACGACATGAGAAATGTATTTGCCTTATCCAAAATATTAAGTGATAAGGGATTTAATCTTCTCAAGGCAGAGAATGGATTAAAGGCATTAGCGATTTTGAAGACAGAGACGGATGTTGACCTGGTATTAATGGATATCATGATGCCTGAAATGGATGGTTATGAAGCCATAAGAAGAATCAGAGCACAGGAGCGGTATAGTAAACTGCCCATAATCGCCTTGACGGCGAAAGCTATGAAAAAGGATTATGAAGATTCTATAGCAGCGGGAGCAAGTGATTATATGTCAAAGCCGGTCGATATCACCAGATTGTTTTCCATGCTGCGTGTCTGGCTATACAGGTAA
- a CDS encoding protein-glutamate O-methyltransferase CheR has product MRENEIESLEITLILDAIYSRYGYDFRDYARASMERRVKHYQKKSGYKSISEMIPRLLHDETFFQSLIHEFSITVTEMFRDPGEYRVIKEKVIPILKTYPYIKVWHAGCATGEEVYSLAILLEEAGLYKKTTIFATDFNDEVLETARQGIYKLDNIQQCTKNYQQSGGSESFSQYYHAKYESIVMDKSLKKNITFANHNLASDFTFSEMNLILCRNVMIYFNANLQNRALNLFDDSLLQGGFLCLGNKESLMFWDGNKKYHAVEGNSKIYRKLYLQEELSKLSR; this is encoded by the coding sequence ATGCGGGAAAATGAAATCGAGAGTCTGGAAATAACTCTGATATTAGATGCGATATACAGCAGGTATGGATATGATTTTAGAGACTATGCCCGAGCCTCTATGGAACGAAGAGTAAAACACTATCAGAAAAAATCTGGTTATAAATCAATATCGGAGATGATACCCAGGTTATTACATGATGAAACATTTTTTCAGTCACTGATTCACGAATTTTCAATCACAGTAACCGAGATGTTTCGCGATCCGGGAGAGTATCGGGTAATCAAGGAAAAAGTGATCCCTATATTAAAAACATATCCCTATATCAAAGTCTGGCATGCGGGTTGTGCCACAGGAGAAGAAGTATATTCACTGGCAATATTACTTGAGGAAGCTGGACTATACAAGAAAACTACCATCTTCGCAACTGATTTTAATGATGAGGTACTGGAAACTGCAAGACAGGGCATATATAAACTGGATAATATCCAGCAGTGTACAAAGAATTATCAACAGTCTGGTGGCAGTGAATCTTTTTCACAATACTATCATGCTAAATATGAGTCCATAGTAATGGATAAGTCATTGAAAAAGAATATCACATTTGCAAATCACAATCTGGCTTCAGACTTTACATTTAGCGAGATGAACCTGATTTTGTGTCGTAATGTGATGATCTATTTTAACGCAAATCTTCAGAATCGAGCATTAAATCTGTTTGATGATAGTCTTTTACAGGGCGGATTCCTGTGTTTGGGTAATAAGGAAAGTTTGATGTTCTGGGACGGGAATAAAAAATACCATGCGGTAGAGGGTAATTCAAAAATATATCGCAAGCTGTATTTACAGGAGGAGTTATCTAAACTCAGCAGGTAA
- a CDS encoding chemotaxis protein CheB — MNEKSYKAIVIGVSAGGMKALIKIFSFLPADFSLPILVTQHLAPSEDSYLANLLNKISQLSVKEAIDKEKIKPGIIYLAPPNYHLLVERKKTISLSIDEKVNYSRPSIDVLFESAANAWGDKLIGIILTGSNSDGTMGMKKIKESGGFTIAEEPSTAEFSVMPKSAIDIGVIDEVLPLEQIGELIIKLSNIKNTAL; from the coding sequence ATGAATGAAAAATCATACAAAGCCATAGTCATAGGAGTATCCGCGGGAGGCATGAAGGCATTAATAAAAATATTTTCGTTTCTTCCGGCTGATTTCAGTCTGCCCATTTTAGTAACGCAGCATCTTGCTCCATCAGAGGATAGCTATCTGGCGAACCTGCTCAATAAAATATCTCAACTTAGTGTCAAAGAAGCAATCGATAAGGAAAAAATCAAACCAGGAATAATTTATCTTGCCCCGCCAAATTATCACCTTTTGGTCGAGAGAAAAAAAACGATTTCTCTCTCAATTGATGAGAAGGTTAATTATTCACGTCCATCTATAGATGTATTGTTTGAAAGTGCTGCTAATGCCTGGGGAGATAAATTGATAGGGATTATTCTGACCGGTTCTAATTCTGATGGTACGATGGGGATGAAAAAGATCAAAGAAAGCGGAGGATTTACAATAGCAGAAGAGCCATCGACAGCAGAATTTTCTGTGATGCCCAAATCGGCAATAGATATTGGAGTAATAGACGAGGTGTTACCACTGGAGCAAATAGGGGAATTAATAATAAAACTCTCAAATATAAAGAATACTGCTTTATAG
- a CDS encoding response regulator, with protein sequence MSDRQKILIVDDKRENLIALEQVLQELDVEIISVSSGNEALKATLNHEFALAILDVQMPEMDGYELAEYLRNEQLTKHLPMIFLSAIYSDELHVFKGYEAGGVDFVTKPYNPFYLNSKVKVFLQLDKQKKELLDKIELEKSRNYLESILMSVNDSIVVFSLDGKIKTVNNAAVNLWGYKFEEMVGSNDLKLFTNDLYTPWLNTLNENNSSSDKNNFTFNKIEAVIIRKDGNEVPALISSSALINRNGAIQGAVLVAVDITDRKIAELKIHQLNDELEDRVKERTHQLEISIKDMESFSYTVSHDLKAPLRAISGFTYALYEDYFERLDDEGKGMIKIIVDSTRKMGELIEDLLEFSRLGRQNIVKTQIDMNKLFTSVYEEQKSLASEQKIDFVCHSLLPIAADESLLKHVISNLLANAIKFTNLRDPAKIEVGCYKEEQQVVYFVKDNGIGFDDQYSQKLFIVFQRLQNSENYEGTGVGLAIVDKVIHKHDGKVWAEAEEDKGATFYFSLPE encoded by the coding sequence ATGAGTGATAGACAGAAAATATTGATCGTGGATGATAAGCGGGAAAATCTGATAGCTCTGGAGCAGGTTCTGCAGGAACTTGACGTAGAGATAATTTCCGTCAGCAGTGGCAATGAAGCTTTGAAAGCGACCCTCAACCATGAGTTTGCCTTGGCAATCCTCGATGTGCAAATGCCGGAGATGGATGGATATGAGTTAGCAGAATATTTGAGAAATGAACAACTTACAAAACACCTGCCCATGATCTTTCTTTCAGCAATTTATTCAGATGAATTACATGTATTTAAGGGTTATGAAGCAGGAGGAGTCGATTTTGTAACCAAACCCTATAATCCATTTTACCTGAACAGTAAAGTAAAAGTGTTTTTGCAGCTTGATAAGCAAAAGAAGGAATTACTGGATAAGATAGAACTGGAGAAATCAAGGAATTACCTGGAAAGCATCCTGATGTCAGTTAATGATTCGATAGTAGTATTTTCTCTGGATGGTAAAATCAAGACTGTTAATAACGCTGCCGTAAATTTGTGGGGTTATAAATTTGAAGAAATGGTCGGTTCCAATGATTTAAAATTATTCACAAATGATCTATATACTCCCTGGCTGAATACATTAAATGAAAATAATAGTTCCTCAGACAAAAACAATTTCACCTTTAATAAAATAGAAGCAGTGATCATCAGGAAAGATGGCAATGAAGTACCTGCTTTGATATCAAGCTCAGCTTTGATAAATCGCAATGGAGCAATCCAGGGAGCTGTTCTGGTAGCAGTAGATATCACTGATCGAAAGATAGCCGAGCTTAAAATACATCAATTGAATGATGAATTGGAAGATAGAGTGAAGGAACGCACACACCAGTTAGAAATATCAATCAAAGATATGGAATCGTTTTCTTATACTGTCTCACATGACTTGAAAGCCCCGCTACGAGCGATATCTGGTTTTACTTATGCTTTATATGAAGATTATTTTGAGAGATTAGACGATGAAGGTAAAGGCATGATCAAAATTATCGTAGATAGCACCCGTAAAATGGGCGAGTTAATTGAGGATTTGTTGGAATTTTCTCGCTTAGGCAGGCAAAATATTGTCAAAACTCAGATAGATATGAATAAATTATTTACATCCGTGTATGAAGAACAAAAATCTTTAGCTTCTGAGCAAAAAATAGATTTTGTCTGTCACTCTTTGCTTCCAATAGCAGCAGATGAATCACTTTTAAAGCACGTAATATCCAATTTACTAGCAAATGCCATAAAATTCACGAATCTCAGAGACCCAGCAAAAATTGAAGTTGGTTGTTATAAAGAAGAACAGCAGGTAGTCTATTTTGTTAAAGATAATGGGATTGGATTTGATGATCAATATTCCCAGAAATTGTTCATAGTGTTTCAGAGGTTACAAAATTCCGAGAACTATGAGGGTACTGGCGTGGGATTAGCAATAGTAGATAAAGTGATCCATAAGCACGATGGAAAAGTTTGGGCAGAAGCAGAAGAGGATAAGGGAGCTACATTTTACTTCTCTCTGCCAGAATAA